DNA sequence from the Malus sylvestris chromosome 10, drMalSylv7.2, whole genome shotgun sequence genome:
TTCTTTCAAATATTTCAATCTGTTTATAAGCAACAAATATCAATGCTCGAGAAGTTGCAACTGCGAAAGAACAAGCTCGATAAGAAGCTCAAAGGTATTAATGCTTGGAGGAAGGTCACTAATATGATATTTGTTGCTACATTCGCTGCCGTGTTGATTTGTTCTGTTGTGGCGGCAGCCATGGCTGCTCCACCCGTCGCAGCAGCTCTGGCCGCTGCTAGTTCTATCCCGATAGGCTCAATGGGGAAGTGGATTGACTCCTTGTGGAAAAACTACGAACTTGCTTTGAGGGGTCAAAGGGAAGTGCTTAGCTCAATGCAAGTAGGAACTTATGTTGCCATTAAGGACTTGGACAACATTCGGGTTCTCATTGATCGATTGGAAATTGATATCGAGTCCATCTTGCACAATGCAAGCTTTGCCATTGAGGAAGACGCGGTGAAAGTTGCAATAGAGGACATTAAAAAGAAGTTGGGAGTGTTTATGAAGAATGTGGAGGATTTGGGAACTCAAGCTGATATCTGCAGCCGCGACATTCGAAGAGCAAGGACCGTGGTTCTCCAGAGGATCATCAAACATTCCAACAACTGAAAATCGACCACCCTCGGTATTTAACCAGTTTCTGTTTTGATG
Encoded proteins:
- the LOC126587482 gene encoding UPF0496 protein At4g34320-like — protein: MGSHMSKRSAETSSSAINLNNLQYTTDQLTSYEAACKLDADLQSFDTNLHTRTNQVINTIAAGVEVRALSFDSLKEVTGCLLEMNQEVVKVILECKKDIWKNQELFELVEEYFENSLQTLDFCTALDRCLKRARDSQLLILVALQQFEEETEMGGSRYTRTLEELKNFKTIGDPFTEEFFQIFQSVYKQQISMLEKLQLRKNKLDKKLKGINAWRKVTNMIFVATFAAVLICSVVAAAMAAPPVAAALAAASSIPIGSMGKWIDSLWKNYELALRGQREVLSSMQVGTYVAIKDLDNIRVLIDRLEIDIESILHNASFAIEEDAVKVAIEDIKKKLGVFMKNVEDLGTQADICSRDIRRARTVVLQRIIKHSNN